A stretch of the Vigna radiata var. radiata cultivar VC1973A chromosome 7, Vradiata_ver6, whole genome shotgun sequence genome encodes the following:
- the LOC106765483 gene encoding U4/U6.U5 small nuclear ribonucleoprotein 27 kDa protein yields MTDRERERDRERTRDRERKRRRDKDDRDRDRDRDRERDKGERERDKGDRERDKGDRDRERDKGDRDRERDKDDRDRDREREREKDDRDRERERDRDRVRSKRSRSRSPDRGRSRHVRSPSPSERSHRRRHHRTPTPDQPRKRHRRESVEEEHKETKKAVSDFVDGIAKEQQQKQKENGGEAEGNEDEVEMMKMLGIPVGFDSTKGKPVPGADVSGVRAVTKRQPRQYMNRRGGFNRPLPAERNR; encoded by the coding sequence ATGACGGACCGTGAGCGTGAACGTGACCGTGAGCGAACTCGGGACAGAGAAAGAAAACGAAGACGAGACAAGGACGACCGCGACCGCGACCGCGACCGCGACCGCGAGCGAGATAAAGGCGAACGTGAGCGAGACAAAGGCGACCGTGAGAGAGACAAAGGCGACCGCGACCGTGAGCGAGACAAAGGCGACCGCGACCGTGAGCGAGACAAGGACGACCGCGACCGCGACCGCGAACGAGAACGTGAAAAGGATGACCGTGATCGGGAACGTGAACGTGACCGTGATAGAGTGCGTAGCAAGAGATCTCGTTCGCGTTCGCCTGACCGTGGGCGCTCCCGCCACGTGCGCTCGCCGTCTCCCAGCGAGCGCTCCCACCGGCGGCGCCATCACCGGACTCCCACTCCCGATCAGCCGAGGAAGCGCCACCGGAGAGAGTCCGTGGAGGAGGAGCACAAGGAGACCAAGAAAGCGGTGTCGGACTTTGTGGACGGTATCGCCAAGGAGCAGCAGCAGAAGCAGAAAGAGAACGGAGGAGAAGCTGAGGGCAACGAGGACGAAGTGGAGATGATGAAGATGCTAGGGATTCCCGTCGGATTTGACTCCACCAAGGGGAAACCGGTTCCCGGTGCTGACGTCAGCGGCGTCAGAGCTGTCACCAAGCGCCAACCGCGCCAGTACATGAACCGCCGCGGTGGCTTCAATCGTCCATTGCCTGCTGAGAGGAATCGctag